The following coding sequences lie in one Glycine soja cultivar W05 chromosome 16, ASM419377v2, whole genome shotgun sequence genomic window:
- the LOC114390058 gene encoding uncharacterized protein LOC114390058, with product MEKTPKQGSNASLFPSTGIGSRFSNLNKSFKYSLRSLLTSCSKEEFYKAFSSFSNTEKELLHRLFLQVITSLHENLEDGFETVCLQTQAGATLDAVEEIVEEQDLDVLFSDRSNIMDVAENLSMAKKNEIQHLKHMVQLGEEHNQMLRTRLQLLREGNQVLSGASQAVEKFKSMNVNYGANSGDGHDV from the exons ATGGAGAAAACGCCCAAACAAGGTTCCAATGCATCACTTTTTCCTTCTACTGGAATTGGATCGAGGTTCTCCAATTTGAACAAGTCTTTCAAATATTCTCTCAGATCTTTGCTCACTTCATGCTCAAAGGAg GAATTTTATAAAGCATTTTCAAGTTTCTCTAACACTGAAAAGGAATTGCTCCATCGCCTATTTCTTCAG GTCATTACTTCGTTGCATGAAAACTTAGAG GATGGGTTTGAGACGGTCTGTCTTCAAACACAG GCAGGAGCTACTCTTGATGCTGTGGAGGAAATTGTGGAAGAACAAGATCTGGATGTCTTATTTTCAGATAG GAGTAACATAATGGATGTTGCTGAGAATCTGTCTatggcaaagaagaatgaaatccAACACTTAAAGCATATGGTTCAATTG GGAGAGGAACATAATCAAATGTTGCGCACTCGACTGCAACTCCTTAGAGAAGGCAATCAAGTGTTATCTGGTGCCTCACAAGCTGTTGAGAAG TTCAAaagcatgaatgtaaattatGGGGCAAACAGCGGTGATGGCCATGATGTATAA